The Drosophila virilis strain 15010-1051.87 unplaced genomic scaffold, Dvir_AGI_RSII-ME tig00001590, whole genome shotgun sequence region TAGCGCACTCAAGCCGCTGCTGTACTGATAATGCGGCATATGCTGAGCAATTTAATATCGAATGACCTTCGGAACTgcaatataaacattttgggGTCACTTGAACGTTTCTTACATTAACCACAAAACCGAAAACGAACCTCGCTTATTGATTTTGGAAAGAACCTCTGACTCTGGCCTCGGGCCATCGGCCGATGTCTACGATTCAAGGCTGTTTTACAATCACTCAATAGTAGAATGATTGCATAACCAAAGTAATAACCCTCCCATTTGCGTCTGGTCATTGGGTCAACTTTGTTCAAAACGAGGTGAATGAGAATCGCCTTAGAAATCTTTTTTCCATCAACTATTGACAGGAGCGGGCCATAGATGGCGCAGACATGTCAATCATTGATCTCAATGATAGCGCAGAAGGttgctttatttttggcaGGCTGAAGAGAAccgaaatatttatttattaacaattagACATTCATTGTCGTATACTCTCTTTAGGCTGTCCaatacttttaaaaaattgtccTTGGTAACATGAAACGCTCTAACAGTGCCTATAGCTTAACCAGAGAGATATTAGCTCAGATGTTGGAATTTTTTAATGCTCTAGTTTTAAAACTTGGGAAGTGCCAGATGCATGCCTGTAGGCGTTTCAGGACTTAATGTCTTGATAACGGACCTTAAACGGGCCTTTGTCGTTTTACAAAGTTCTTTGAACTCGGCTCGATACTCATCATCTGGGTCAAAAGTTTCTACTCGAGTCTGATATATTTTAACGCTGtgtctatatatacattctaATGCTCTAAACTCTCGGTTTAATTTAccatttattatttgattatttaaacGCATTATACTCTTAACGAATATATTGCGTTTCTTTTTTGAACCATCAACACTTTCTTTAGAATCCATATTTGATTCTAAATTCGATTTTATAAttgttcatttaatttaaaatctaATTTTGCAAGCGAATTCAAAAATCGGATATGCTTGGTAAATAAAACGTAGGGGAGCGAGCTTCTCTTGACTAAAACGCGCCAACGATAAATGCgtacaaaaacaattgcacaGCAACCGACTTAGCACAACGAAATAAAAGGGCTGCAGCTGTACAACTGGACAACTGTATAATTTACAGTCGTTGCGAGTGATGGCAAGAAGAGGAGAAGGACGATGACTAAGCGAACTAATTATCTTTCGctaaattatatgtatgataaatatatatgtatatctaaaGCGGTTAGTAAGtgcatgcaaattttaattatgctcAACTTCTGCACATTTGTGCACATTTGTGCAAGTCACAGCTTTGCACTTAAAAAACTTGAGTTCGTTTATATATGAACAATTATCTTTTAAAAGTGTCCACCCGGGGGCGCCATgaaaaattttgttattttttatagttatttaattgatttgatttaatttgacAGCTGACTTAAGCCTACGTAACGCTAAGGCGGCGAAGTGAGGCGAATTTGCTCCCAGAGCGAGTGATAAAACTTAATTGAGCTCTGACGCCGCCCTAAacctaaatattttttttcagaaCAGCTGTACACATTTCTGTGTTTTGATTCTAAAGTACTGAACAATGATCGCATACGATTTAAGATGTATCCAGTTGGACTTCTGATATCCTGCTGTTTTTATGCAATAACCCTTTTGGTCTATACGTCAATCGAAAAACTGCGTAACCTTCCGggaaaaattttgatttgcttgGTAAGCAGTCTTCTATTCGCATACCTTGGAATCGCACTAGGTCAATTATTCCCAACAAAAAACGATGATATGTGCTTCCTGTCAGGTAAGTCAAAAAATGTATACTACGGCAAATAAGCAACGGAAGCTTAATTACACTAAGCGAATTAAGAgcttattataattaattttaccttgaacccatttaaaatggtaaagtatatatatattcttggtcagcatAAATATCCaaatcgatctagccatgtacgtcagtctgtccgtctgcGTGTCCTTATGTATGAACGAAAGCATTTCTGATGTAGTTCCTCATAGCGCCCGCGTAGTACAAGcttttttccgataatcgatagcttgccCCGTTTGCAAGTAATTCatcgatatcgaaattatTGTGATTTAAGCAAATCTCAAAAGGTTTAAGAGCTAgcattttatagctatcgcCACCTACCCGTTACCACaacatagctataaatcaaataattaaacaaatttatatttccaTGTAAGCCATAATTTtcatgcaattgacttttgagaatatacaaatattctttaTCAGAAAGAGATCTAATGTCGAAAATGTTATCAATATTGGTTAAAAAACACATAAGTTCTCAAAGAAAACGTGTTTTGGGGGGGCACTAGTTTGGAGCAGCAAGCACAAATTGCAAAGGTCCCTTTTTAACCCTCGTAAtacaaaaagcagaaattgcttctgagcTGAGCCAATACGATcttggctattgttatacgcCGTACACTAGATGATGACTCTATGAATAACCTTTGCAATACGATGAAATCTAATGCAAAAGAGACGGAGGAAAACCAAAACAGTCAAGTTTAAGAAGTTAAAGTTCGTGGTGTACGGactcaaacgccttactgaagtcagtgttaTTGACATAAGTACACATTTTAGAAAGAAAAGCATAATTTACCAAGGTACAAACCTTAAGCATTTTGGTCGTAGTTGATCGATTCATTACGAATCCATTGTGATTttcagaaatgctgcaaattcgaagtaattactttttatacccagaacccattaaaaatgggtataagggtatattgtatttgcgcaaaatccaaatgtatgtaacaggcagaaggaagcatctccgaccccataaagtatatatattcttgttcagcaccaatagccaagtcgatctagccatgtccgtctgtctgtccgtccgtccgtccgtatgtatgaacgcaaggatctcagaacctataagagctagagacttgactccgataatcaataacttactccgtttccaagcaatcgataaaaatcgatatcgatatcctgttttttgggcaatttcggtaaataataagagctagagtcaccaaacttgacatatagcttttaaaataaaatatatatatgcatttgttgttggaagaagagggttcagggtatcccctagtcgggagctcccgactagaacctcttacttgtttaaataatttaactgTCCGCTAGGCTTTTAAAGCCCCTGTAATTCTATATATCGATCATTCCACCTTTTTTGGAGATAGGAATGATAAAGGATTGGTTTTATAATGATGGAAGGACAGAAGATTCGTGGGAAAGATTAAACAGATTAAGCAATGGTCGAAGAAAGTAAGTACTGCACGTCTTGAGTAGACAAAGAATATTGTCAGGCACAGGAGAGtcagaagattttaaagaatttatagCAGCATGAAGAGAGGAATTGGAAATAATAGGATCacgtataaaattataatcaaaacaGACAGAGTAAGgcgattaaaataaaattagcaaagaaGTTACCAGCATTATCAATCCcgaaagaaaaggaaaatgtCAAAGTTAAAGGTTAGCGCTTTAAGTTCACAAAACTGGCCgaattttgggcaaattgccttttgtAACTAGAAATATAATTCTCACAGCACTGAGAATTCAGAAaaaaaagttcgacttggctatggaatatccAAGTCAATACTCGAACCTCCGACCCAAGCTACCGAGGGGCGCAGTCTTGTAACGTACGACACGACACGCaaaatacaaatcgaataaatactaaactatataaaaatatagctgttaattaaaaaaatacgGAACTCTGTATACCAATCCAATAAAAGAATGCCATGTTTTAAACACTTATAAATATGCGGACAGAAGCCACAGAGCTTGACCGCATAACCAAAGAACAAGAAGGGACGCACATCTTGCCAAAGACAGACGCTGaaaattttttatgcatacCGGCAGCAGAGCCAAATACCAAATAAAGTACTGTGAAGTAACTACTGAATTATAAGTCACGATGACAAAGGCCAAACTAAACGCACAAAATGGTAATGTCTGCTGAAATCGGCCAAAACTTAGACTTAAGTATAGTATAAGTATTAGCTGCGGCACTACCACaagcatttttaatataagatTGGATTCATTAACTCCCTCCGCATTGCTTAGGTATTGCAGCAAGAAATGCAGCGAAAAATTGTGGCGTACGTCTTTTCGTATAAGGTGATAAAAATAGGCTTCGTAAATATACTTCCATGCTAATCCTAATAATGTTCCGAGCACAAGGTAAATCTGCTGCTTATTAGGCCAAACAATTTGGAGGAGTCCACGAGATTTCCGTGAAGCGGCAGCCAACAAGCTCAAATAGTATgttaaactaaaaactatTGGGTAAAGGCGTAAGTGTATCACAAATCCGTGGCCCAAACCGGCACAGAAATCAATCAAGGatttggattttattttatttattattattattttacttatttattccATTTTAATCAGTAGATATATGCTTAACAGCACAAAGAAGCTGGTTACTCAATCGCCGTTACCACGAGTTGATATTACTGCCGTCAGCGGATTGTAGAGGCAAAAGCAGGCCGAGATGCGTGCTATTTTTTCAGTTTACATTCTTTGTCCGAGTTCGGTGATTTTATTAGCATTGATTTATCATAtttcatttgtaaatatttctgTTCTTTCTGATATTGCAGCTGTAACTCAAATCGTACTAAGGCTTAAATAAGTATTCCCAGAAGTAAATAAAACAGCGCGTTAAATAATAATCCACATGCAGGATGCAAAATAACATTTGGTATTTGAATATATGCCATAATAGGACTGTAACGATAGGTGTGCAGCGCAAAGGGTGTATTTCCGATTAAAGCTAGCCAAGCGCCGTCCGTTACAACATTATAGTCTATATCTGTGTATGGCACTGCCGATCTGGTGTCATGTAcgttggcataaaaaataagcGCAAGTCGGAGTATAGGGGCTACTTATAGATGTGATTGAAAACTGAGATGCAATATGTACTGGCTTTTATTTTGTAGCCAAGTGGTTTTTACGGGTAACCTCGGGAATTTGCCCATTGTCTCCGACATATTTGAAATGGAATTTAAAAGCGTACGTTTACAACTTTGTTTATAGTTCTTTGGCGGTTATACGCATATAGTTCAAAAATTCTTTGACCTCGTTCTCCCAAATTTTTGGCTGAACGTTGATTTCCCGAGATACGCACGCCACATACAGTGATGCCTGTTCAGCACACTTTGTAAGCAAAATCGGATAGTTACGTTGGCTTTGCGCACAGATTTCATTTCTTAACGCTTATGGGGTGATATAGACGCACCCTTCAACGGTAAAGGATCTGCTATGAATGCGTCGTAAAGCGGCTTTGAGAAGAATATTAGCAGTGACGTGGTAATAAAtgttatttgaaataattgcGGATTACGCTTTATCCATGAGCGCTTTGGTAGCACAGCTGTTCGCCTTCTCAAATAcgtttcttgttttttatctAACAACTCCTGAATATCTTTAGCTGGCTTATATGAAGGCGCTGTGGTAGGTGTTGGAATTATTTGTTACTGATGATC contains the following coding sequences:
- the LOC116649980 gene encoding uncharacterized protein, whose product is MYYKGNRKVDFDKGRKQIIPTPTTAPSYKPAKDIQELLDKKQETYLRRRTAVLPKRSWIKRNPQLFQITFITTSLLIFFSKPLYDAFIADPLPLKGASISPHKR